A DNA window from Paenibacillus andongensis contains the following coding sequences:
- a CDS encoding AraC family transcriptional regulator, with the protein METWMNSISPFVRMVKIHKSFSLAGEWMDYDHVYTYIEQGEAEFFLDGVKYQVKEGDILLIPPFMAHIIRSTSEAPLIQYIFHFDLYYDEERSSWKDQTITEERKAIDKKEMQLASTIPISHLQLPERIELKKRFLIMQKEFLDKRSGYSLILKGICLELFVLFMKGQVGHNDKEGKMTKGWVFIEKTIHLINERYGDPELDNHTISKHVGISTNHLSFLFKDQLGITIHKYLTHIRIEQSKIRMIEGNQTLTAIAEKVGFSSIYLFSRSFKATVGVMPSQFMAMNSQPNQ; encoded by the coding sequence ATGGAGACTTGGATGAACAGCATCTCGCCATTCGTCAGAATGGTCAAAATTCATAAATCCTTCTCTCTGGCGGGTGAATGGATGGATTACGATCATGTGTATACCTATATCGAGCAAGGAGAAGCTGAGTTTTTTTTGGACGGGGTCAAATATCAAGTGAAGGAAGGAGACATTCTCCTTATACCTCCCTTCATGGCGCATATTATTCGCTCTACGTCAGAAGCGCCATTGATCCAATATATCTTTCATTTTGATTTGTATTATGACGAAGAACGAAGCTCTTGGAAGGACCAAACGATTACTGAAGAGCGTAAAGCAATTGATAAAAAGGAGATGCAGCTAGCATCTACGATCCCAATTTCTCACCTGCAGCTGCCGGAACGGATCGAATTAAAGAAGAGATTCCTGATCATGCAGAAGGAATTTCTGGATAAAAGATCGGGTTACTCGTTGATCCTTAAGGGGATTTGTTTGGAATTGTTCGTTCTTTTTATGAAGGGACAAGTGGGCCATAACGATAAAGAAGGGAAAATGACCAAGGGCTGGGTGTTTATTGAAAAAACCATCCATTTGATCAATGAAAGATATGGGGACCCTGAACTGGATAATCATACGATAAGTAAGCATGTCGGAATTTCGACCAATCACTTATCGTTTTTATTTAAAGATCAGCTGGGCATTACGATTCATAAATATTTGACCCATATTCGAATCGAGCAATCGAAAATAAGAATGATTGAAGGGAATCAAACCTTAACTGCTATTGCGGAGAAGGTGGGCTTTTCAAGCATTTATTTATTCAGCCGCTCTTTCAAGGCTACGGTCGGAGTTATGCCCAGCCAGTTTATGGCGATGAATTCCCAACCGAATCAGTAA
- the corA gene encoding magnesium/cobalt transporter CorA: MIRSLAVTMDFNVLHNVPFEELLGPNMKWYWVDFHNPSEEEARHLKDHFHFHPLAIEDCFFLLQRPKMDHYENVSFFVMHGINALTLDAEEVDMFLGSNFIVTFHLHESREIEEAWSRILEQEHLRNEGHIYAAYLILDNLVDQYFPSVYQIEDQLDEIENNFDAESIEVLMKHIFGIRAKLLKLRRTIVPMRDLLYRVINTERIELREQLVFFTDIHDHLLKLSEMIDSNRDMTADMRDSYISLNSNRMNTIMKTLTVITTIFMPLTFIAGLYGMNFAYMPELKWHGGYFAILVIMFGIGFGMFAWFWKKGWFK, encoded by the coding sequence ATGATTCGTTCCCTTGCTGTTACCATGGACTTCAATGTGCTTCATAATGTCCCCTTCGAGGAGCTTCTAGGCCCGAACATGAAGTGGTATTGGGTCGACTTTCATAATCCGAGCGAAGAGGAAGCGCGGCATCTGAAGGATCATTTCCACTTTCATCCGCTGGCCATAGAAGACTGCTTTTTCTTACTGCAACGACCGAAAATGGATCATTATGAGAACGTTAGCTTTTTTGTGATGCATGGGATTAATGCTTTAACACTGGATGCTGAAGAAGTGGACATGTTTCTGGGAAGCAATTTCATTGTGACCTTTCATTTGCATGAATCCCGAGAAATTGAGGAAGCTTGGAGCCGAATTTTAGAACAAGAACACTTGCGGAATGAAGGTCATATTTATGCGGCGTATTTAATTCTTGATAATTTGGTGGATCAATATTTCCCAAGTGTTTACCAAATCGAAGATCAATTGGATGAAATCGAGAACAATTTTGATGCCGAATCCATTGAAGTCTTGATGAAACATATTTTTGGCATTCGGGCCAAATTGTTAAAATTACGCCGCACCATCGTGCCCATGCGTGACTTGCTGTATAGGGTCATCAATACAGAACGAATCGAGCTTCGCGAGCAGCTCGTCTTTTTCACGGACATTCATGATCATCTGCTCAAGCTGTCTGAAATGATTGATTCAAACCGCGATATGACGGCGGATATGAGGGATAGTTACATCTCCCTGAATTCGAACCGAATGAATACCATCATGAAAACATTGACTGTAATCACGACGATCTTCATGCCATTAACGTTCATTGCTGGTCTTTATGGGATGAATTTCGCTTATATGCCTGAGTTGAAGTGGCACGGGGGATATTTTGCCATTCTCGTGATCATGTTCGGAATTGGTTTCGGCATGTTCGCTTGGTTTTGGAAAAAGGGCTGGTTTAAATAA
- a CDS encoding erythromycin esterase family protein, whose protein sequence is MKVEDAIVEHIRQKAVRLSTSEDLDVLVEAIGDKKYVLLGEATHGTSEFYKLRMELSRKLIEKKGFSFIAVEGDWPSSYEVNRYVKHYKDAKPSSREVMETFNRWPTWMWANEEVGELMEWLNQHNADKPMEERVGFYGLDVYSLWESLEEIERYLKEKGTPEQLALARKAFECFDSYEKEGQNYGVSAAFYGESCQDEVVKLLQALHAKRVRYEEDSEAALSAELNALVAVNAEDYYRTMVRHDAESWNVRDRHMVEALRRLADHHGPDAKVIVWEHNTHVGDARATDMMADGMVNVGQLVREAHGEADVFAIGFGTYRGTVIAATSWGAPMATMQVPPAQPGSWEELMHRAGAHDQILLLRKEDPILGHEVLKHRAIGVVYRPGHERGNYVPSLMARRYDAFVHVDESHALHPLTINKVLV, encoded by the coding sequence GTGAAAGTTGAAGACGCCATTGTGGAACACATTAGACAAAAAGCTGTGCGGCTGAGCACCTCCGAAGATTTGGATGTATTGGTAGAAGCAATCGGAGACAAGAAGTACGTTTTACTCGGTGAGGCAACGCATGGTACATCGGAATTTTATAAGCTGCGCATGGAGCTGAGCCGTAAATTGATTGAAAAGAAAGGTTTTTCTTTTATTGCCGTCGAGGGCGACTGGCCGTCCAGTTATGAGGTTAACCGCTATGTAAAGCATTACAAGGATGCAAAGCCGAGTTCCCGCGAGGTTATGGAAACTTTCAATCGCTGGCCGACTTGGATGTGGGCGAATGAGGAGGTTGGGGAGTTGATGGAGTGGCTCAACCAACACAATGCAGACAAGCCGATGGAAGAGCGAGTTGGGTTTTACGGTCTGGACGTCTATAGTTTATGGGAGTCACTAGAAGAGATCGAACGTTATTTAAAGGAAAAAGGCACACCCGAGCAATTAGCTCTGGCGCGGAAGGCATTTGAGTGCTTCGACTCCTATGAGAAGGAGGGGCAAAATTACGGGGTTTCGGCGGCTTTTTATGGCGAAAGCTGCCAAGATGAGGTCGTGAAGCTGCTTCAAGCGCTTCACGCGAAACGCGTGCGGTACGAAGAAGACAGCGAAGCAGCTCTTAGCGCGGAATTGAACGCGCTTGTTGCTGTGAACGCTGAGGATTACTACCGCACCATGGTTCGTCACGACGCGGAGTCGTGGAACGTCCGCGACCGACACATGGTCGAGGCGCTGCGCCGCCTCGCCGACCATCACGGCCCAGACGCCAAAGTCATCGTCTGGGAGCACAACACGCACGTCGGCGACGCACGTGCAACAGATATGATGGCCGACGGCATGGTGAACGTCGGCCAGCTCGTGCGCGAAGCGCACGGCGAAGCCGATGTGTTCGCCATCGGCTTCGGCACTTACCGCGGCACGGTCATCGCCGCGACATCCTGGGGCGCGCCGATGGCGACGATGCAAGTCCCACCTGCCCAGCCAGGCAGCTGGGAGGAGCTCATGCATCGCGCTGGCGCGCATGATCAGATCCTCCTGCTGCGCAAGGAGGATCCGATTCTCGGGCACGAGGTGCTGAAGCACCGTGCCATCGGGGTCGTGTACCGCCCTGGCCATGAGAGAGGGAACTATGTTCCCTCTCTTATGGCTCGGCGGTACGACGCCTTCGTGCATGTGGATGAAAGCCATGCGCTTCATCCGCTAACCATAAATAAAGTGCTTGTGTGA
- a CDS encoding CYTH domain-containing protein, with protein MSAEIERKFLLHAFPAAELSNNEITLVSKQYIYQTYLAFSEDQEIRVRQLVDSSGLSHFTHTFKSGHGMVREEIEYNISEPIYKQLLERTGLIPLEKIRTTVEVQGLHFEIDEYKQVDLLVVEVEFPDVEAARLFRIPSWFGRELGAEEEFRNKSMWVKLQTTR; from the coding sequence ATGAGTGCCGAAATCGAAAGAAAGTTCCTATTACACGCCTTCCCGGCGGCTGAACTGAGCAATAATGAAATCACGCTTGTATCAAAGCAGTACATTTATCAAACGTATTTGGCCTTTTCGGAGGATCAAGAAATCAGAGTGCGCCAGTTGGTGGATAGTTCTGGATTGTCGCATTTTACACATACGTTCAAATCGGGGCATGGCATGGTTCGGGAAGAGATTGAATATAACATCTCGGAGCCTATATATAAGCAGCTGCTTGAACGAACCGGGTTAATCCCATTGGAGAAGATTCGCACCACGGTTGAAGTTCAGGGGCTCCATTTTGAAATTGATGAGTATAAACAAGTAGATCTCCTGGTGGTCGAAGTCGAGTTTCCCGATGTTGAAGCTGCGCGGCTCTTTAGAATACCTTCTTGGTTCGGGAGAGAGTTAGGAGCGGAGGAAGAATTCCGGAATAAGTCAATGTGGGTAAAGCTGCAGACGACACGATAA
- a CDS encoding EAL domain-containing protein, which produces MRKYRVLIVDDSIVMRNRIANLFEQDEQFAVVGFAVNGANALDKIVELQPDLVTLDVEMPELDGLAALRQIMTFHPVPVIMLSSCTEECSNVALQALELGAMDFFQKETLFQRTQNALIEEEFLLRCKTAMRKKLFLRNETSILGKEQSIKIHLEILTFLLKMEEDMLHFHDELQDQIKQQNGLLVKFHQEDHKFIYTTWQGSLFNRLGIKEDNAVGKDLFAIFPKDKAGFMAPYYQAAWDKEEVIDFETEWHGYYYLTVLRPIKRDGVITEVISLTVDITESRSMEERIRYLIHHDPLTGLPNRHGLSKWIEDAIAQQERFAVVFVNLDHFKLANETLGHDTGDRILQVMARRLKNSTMIKDISVFRVGSDEFIGLVKHRSLAELEEFANTVVQTINQPIRIQDHEIYMSPSIGISQYPQDDSDPDNLIRFADIAMEYAKELGGNQVQYFNSQIYAKIERRIKIEKHLRKALEKNEFILVYQPQVNLIENQIVGFESLIRWESPELGRVSPLEFIPIAEETGLIYPIGKWVLREACSQNKSWQELGFPKVSMAVNLSSKQFYDQSLKDQINSILQETGLEPQYLELEITESMTMDVQVALTTLNSFRNMGLKIAMDDFGTGYSSLSYLKEFPIHHLKIDQSFVKDISVNPTNAAIVNTIIALARNLKLVVIAEGVENDDDLKILQEFNCDTVQGYLFSRPVEAIEVPEIFDRFACNRIANT; this is translated from the coding sequence ATGAGAAAGTACCGGGTGTTAATCGTCGATGACTCCATCGTAATGAGAAATAGGATTGCGAATCTTTTTGAGCAAGATGAACAATTTGCAGTGGTAGGATTCGCGGTTAATGGTGCCAATGCGCTGGATAAAATTGTTGAGCTGCAGCCAGACCTTGTGACACTGGATGTAGAAATGCCCGAGCTCGATGGACTAGCTGCGTTGCGTCAAATTATGACCTTTCATCCAGTGCCGGTTATTATGCTGAGCAGCTGCACGGAAGAATGTTCAAATGTTGCCTTGCAAGCTCTGGAGCTAGGGGCAATGGATTTTTTCCAAAAAGAGACACTATTCCAAAGAACACAGAATGCTCTGATAGAAGAAGAATTTCTATTACGGTGCAAAACTGCAATGAGGAAGAAACTGTTCCTACGGAATGAGACGAGTATACTGGGGAAAGAGCAGTCGATCAAAATTCACTTGGAAATACTTACATTCCTACTGAAGATGGAGGAGGATATGCTGCATTTTCACGATGAACTGCAGGATCAAATCAAACAACAAAATGGACTTCTCGTTAAATTTCATCAAGAAGATCATAAATTTATCTATACCACGTGGCAGGGTTCACTATTTAATCGGCTAGGTATCAAGGAGGATAATGCGGTAGGCAAGGATTTGTTTGCCATTTTCCCGAAAGATAAGGCGGGCTTCATGGCTCCCTATTATCAAGCAGCATGGGACAAAGAAGAAGTCATTGATTTCGAAACGGAATGGCATGGTTATTATTACTTAACCGTTCTTCGTCCGATTAAACGAGATGGTGTCATTACAGAAGTCATTTCACTAACTGTAGATATCACGGAGTCGCGAAGCATGGAGGAGCGTATCCGCTATTTAATCCATCATGACCCTCTGACAGGCCTTCCGAATCGACATGGGTTAAGTAAATGGATCGAGGACGCCATTGCGCAGCAGGAACGTTTTGCTGTTGTATTCGTGAATTTGGATCACTTCAAACTGGCTAACGAAACGTTAGGTCATGATACAGGGGACAGAATTCTTCAAGTTATGGCTCGCAGATTGAAAAATAGCACCATGATCAAAGATATTTCTGTTTTCAGAGTGGGCAGTGATGAATTTATTGGTTTGGTTAAGCACCGTTCGTTAGCTGAGCTTGAGGAGTTCGCCAATACCGTAGTTCAAACTATTAATCAGCCCATTCGTATCCAAGATCATGAAATTTATATGTCTCCCTCGATCGGGATTAGCCAGTACCCGCAAGATGATAGTGACCCTGACAATCTGATTCGTTTTGCAGATATTGCTATGGAATACGCGAAAGAACTGGGCGGGAATCAAGTTCAATATTTCAATTCACAAATTTATGCGAAAATTGAACGTCGAATTAAGATTGAAAAGCACTTGCGAAAAGCATTAGAGAAAAATGAGTTTATTTTGGTGTACCAACCGCAAGTCAATCTAATAGAGAATCAGATCGTCGGATTTGAAAGTTTAATTCGATGGGAAAGTCCTGAACTGGGGCGCGTATCTCCGCTAGAATTTATTCCTATCGCAGAGGAAACGGGATTAATCTACCCGATTGGAAAATGGGTTCTTAGAGAAGCGTGCAGCCAGAATAAGAGTTGGCAGGAGTTAGGTTTTCCCAAGGTTTCCATGGCTGTCAATTTGTCTTCTAAACAGTTCTATGATCAGTCTCTCAAAGATCAGATTAACAGCATACTTCAAGAGACAGGACTCGAACCGCAATATCTGGAATTAGAGATAACGGAAAGCATGACGATGGATGTTCAAGTCGCCTTAACGACTTTAAATAGTTTCAGAAACATGGGGCTGAAGATTGCTATGGATGACTTTGGAACGGGCTACAGCTCGCTCAGCTATTTGAAAGAATTCCCAATCCACCATTTGAAAATCGATCAGTCCTTTGTGAAGGATATTTCGGTTAATCCTACCAATGCAGCCATCGTAAATACGATCATTGCGCTAGCACGTAACCTAAAGCTAGTTGTGATTGCAGAAGGAGTAGAGAACGACGACGATTTAAAGATTCTGCAGGAATTTAATTGTGACACCGTACAGGGGTATTTATTTAGCCGCCCGGTAGAAGCAATTGAAGTACCCGAGATTTTTGATAGATTTGCATGCAATCGAATTGCGAATACATAA
- a CDS encoding response regulator transcription factor: MIKVLIIEDDIIIGQMISMYLSEDQFEVKQAVNGHDGLREIVQFQPDVILLDLVLPDYEGLELCGAIRGLSLVPIIVISTKTNIKEKVEAFNIGADDYLCKPFSMQELKARIKASLRMADIQIPDGGVSEGTESELQYPDFTLDVERRLIVIKDQKIDITNSEFEIMKRFIHYPGRVFRRDELIDTLYRMGEIVNDRAIDVHITNLRRKIEQNPKEPQYIKTVWGVGYKFVHLSAI, translated from the coding sequence GTGATTAAGGTGCTTATTATCGAAGACGACATCATTATTGGACAAATGATAAGCATGTATCTTTCGGAAGATCAATTTGAAGTGAAGCAAGCGGTAAATGGTCATGACGGTTTGCGGGAAATCGTTCAGTTTCAGCCTGATGTGATTTTATTGGATCTCGTTTTACCGGATTATGAGGGGCTAGAGCTATGCGGGGCTATTCGGGGACTAAGCTTGGTTCCAATAATTGTGATATCCACGAAAACAAACATTAAGGAGAAGGTAGAGGCCTTTAATATTGGGGCTGATGACTATCTTTGTAAACCGTTTAGCATGCAGGAGTTAAAAGCACGGATCAAAGCTTCGCTTCGTATGGCGGACATTCAGATTCCTGATGGCGGTGTGTCGGAGGGGACAGAGTCAGAGTTACAATATCCCGACTTTACACTCGATGTAGAGCGTAGGTTGATTGTGATCAAAGATCAAAAAATTGATATTACCAACTCGGAATTTGAAATTATGAAACGTTTTATTCACTATCCTGGCAGAGTGTTTAGACGTGATGAGCTTATAGATACTTTATATCGGATGGGCGAAATCGTGAATGATCGCGCCATTGATGTGCATATTACGAATCTCCGGAGAAAAATAGAGCAGAATCCAAAAGAACCTCAGTATATTAAAACCGTCTGGGGTGTTGGTTATAAATTTGTGCATCTTTCAGCTATTTAA
- a CDS encoding response regulator: protein MLKDLLNNFSILAVFIFLSIEIFYSPRLKAASRWKYRIIAGLMHGIYGVILTFLGVHVTARHILDLKAIAILMATFIGGGISGFIATTIMIIGRTLIDPSVFFRISTLGLLIFAVTALTNHYIHGYWRKWILFIMCPISVLFVDMVLIYHIPFAELVIPALLLHLGGGLFAAALIRYFLRAEELRSQVRHIQQELLDILRLQPGITFKLKKIHNQFIFSMIDGQLLRNVGLHPQDLIDKNIQLIKAFTTEFTSVIIGKFEEAWKGNKVAYENQIKGKIAFTTLQPVFEGEQVVEIIGSTTDITERTTAERRIQESEARYRILVENSQEGILGFTKEGEITSVNQIVSLMTHATTADMLGKKITEFLPEAEQIRWDSHFQEVILNGGNARFEMSLPSSEGARRDYCVTLSAYHDASGELEGIVGTVHDFTEVTMRHAADQANQAKSQFIAKMSHEIRTPLNGIIGLSQLLGKTSLSDHQKDYLHKIKSSSHTLLGIINDVLDLSKVEAGKLEVERTSFQLDELLKDLASILSVLSDSRQIELIFNTAAELPNHILGDPLRLKQVLLNLCSNAIKFTSEGYVMLQIELEPHTSKEEIMLSFTVEDSGIGISPDRLAFIFDPFSQADGSTSREYGGTGLGLTISQHLIGLMGGSLAAESELGKGSRFTFTLPFQIIELADPDEWDLTKEHTTYQVLLVEDHLLMRSSLRDTLESFALIVSEVPSWMEMFEQLKMLGSDGKYDCILLDMEIEDMYGIDTWHTFIESIQRDQTLAVCLTSPLGKEEMLKLPINERPDAVMVKPICRLELYQTLDSLFNPHNQSPSSGMSLQAKSSSVSKTGRILLVEDNEINQQVAMEFLKEQGFEITLAENGQEAIEELTSDDEYDLILMDIHMPIMDGVEATAHIRQIPNYMHIPIIGLTANVVKQDHEDYIRYGMNDVISKPFDIKHLFNVISKWIEPSASIRASQTKAIDFYKHIEAIDWQTALARLEGKESILIVMLQLFKKNYTTFVEQLMQSILEEDWKAVKRAIHTLIGVAGSISANRLLEAASYLELAILQKDDFHDQLIEVAEEIARITTFIPNEGS from the coding sequence GTGCTCAAAGATCTACTGAACAATTTCTCGATACTAGCTGTCTTCATATTCTTGTCTATCGAGATTTTCTATTCTCCTAGATTAAAAGCCGCATCGAGATGGAAATATCGTATAATAGCTGGTCTGATGCATGGGATCTATGGTGTCATTCTAACTTTTCTTGGCGTACATGTAACTGCAAGACATATATTGGATTTAAAAGCGATTGCCATTCTGATGGCTACTTTCATTGGCGGAGGAATTTCTGGTTTTATTGCTACAACGATTATGATTATAGGCAGGACGCTGATAGATCCTTCTGTTTTCTTTCGAATTTCTACACTGGGACTGCTCATATTTGCGGTAACCGCGCTAACCAATCATTATATTCACGGCTATTGGAGGAAATGGATATTATTTATTATGTGTCCTATCAGCGTCTTGTTCGTTGATATGGTGCTGATTTATCATATTCCTTTTGCCGAGCTAGTCATTCCAGCTTTGCTTCTGCATTTGGGAGGCGGCTTATTCGCAGCAGCGCTAATCCGTTATTTCTTAAGAGCAGAGGAGCTAAGGAGTCAGGTAAGACATATCCAACAAGAGTTATTGGATATTCTTCGGCTGCAGCCCGGCATTACATTTAAACTGAAAAAAATTCATAATCAATTCATTTTCTCCATGATTGATGGCCAGTTGTTGCGAAATGTTGGACTTCACCCGCAAGATTTAATAGATAAAAATATACAATTAATCAAAGCTTTTACCACTGAATTCACATCGGTTATCATTGGGAAATTCGAAGAAGCATGGAAAGGGAACAAAGTTGCTTATGAGAATCAAATAAAGGGGAAGATCGCCTTTACTACCTTGCAGCCTGTCTTTGAAGGTGAGCAGGTGGTCGAGATCATCGGCTCTACGACTGATATTACAGAGAGAACGACAGCAGAGCGGCGTATTCAGGAGAGTGAAGCGCGTTATCGAATCCTCGTTGAGAATTCACAAGAAGGAATTCTTGGGTTCACGAAGGAAGGCGAGATTACCTCCGTTAATCAAATTGTTTCCCTGATGACCCATGCAACAACTGCGGATATGTTGGGCAAAAAAATAACCGAATTTCTCCCGGAAGCCGAGCAAATTCGTTGGGATTCCCATTTCCAAGAAGTCATCCTGAATGGTGGTAACGCACGGTTTGAAATGAGTCTTCCGTCCTCTGAAGGTGCTCGAAGAGATTATTGTGTCACACTCTCGGCCTACCATGATGCAAGTGGTGAATTGGAAGGTATTGTTGGAACGGTACATGATTTCACAGAGGTCACCATGCGGCATGCCGCCGATCAAGCGAACCAAGCCAAAAGTCAATTTATAGCCAAAATGAGTCACGAAATTAGAACTCCCTTGAACGGTATTATTGGCCTTTCTCAGCTTCTGGGGAAAACCTCGCTCTCCGACCATCAAAAGGATTATCTACATAAAATAAAATCTTCATCCCATACACTGCTTGGCATTATTAATGATGTTCTTGACCTCTCCAAAGTAGAAGCGGGCAAACTCGAAGTAGAACGTACCAGCTTTCAGTTAGATGAACTTCTCAAGGATCTCGCCAGTATACTAAGTGTCTTATCCGATAGCCGCCAGATCGAGCTTATTTTTAATACAGCAGCTGAATTGCCCAACCATATTCTCGGGGATCCGCTGAGACTGAAGCAAGTACTGCTTAATCTTTGCAGCAATGCAATCAAATTTACTTCAGAGGGCTATGTGATGCTCCAAATTGAGTTGGAACCACATACGTCCAAAGAAGAAATAATGCTTAGCTTTACCGTAGAGGATAGTGGTATAGGCATATCTCCAGATCGGTTAGCCTTTATTTTTGATCCCTTTTCTCAGGCAGATGGATCTACGAGTCGTGAATATGGGGGAACTGGATTGGGGCTTACGATCAGCCAACATTTGATTGGGCTTATGGGTGGGTCTTTAGCAGCTGAAAGTGAATTGGGTAAAGGAAGCAGATTTACATTTACACTCCCTTTTCAAATCATAGAACTCGCTGATCCAGATGAATGGGATTTAACCAAAGAGCATACGACGTATCAAGTTTTGCTGGTCGAAGATCATCTCCTGATGCGCAGCAGCTTACGGGACACTTTGGAGTCGTTCGCCTTAATCGTTTCGGAGGTGCCTTCCTGGATGGAGATGTTTGAACAGTTGAAGATGTTGGGATCCGATGGCAAGTACGATTGTATCCTGCTTGATATGGAAATTGAAGATATGTATGGCATAGATACATGGCATACATTTATCGAGTCGATCCAAAGAGACCAAACGCTTGCTGTATGCTTAACTTCGCCGCTTGGCAAAGAAGAAATGCTGAAACTTCCGATTAACGAAAGACCTGATGCCGTTATGGTTAAACCGATTTGCCGTTTAGAGCTTTATCAAACGTTGGATTCCCTGTTTAATCCGCACAACCAATCTCCAAGTAGCGGCATGTCTTTGCAAGCCAAGTCTTCCAGCGTTAGTAAGACAGGGCGAATTCTTCTCGTTGAAGATAATGAAATTAATCAGCAGGTTGCCATGGAGTTTCTAAAGGAGCAGGGATTTGAGATCACGTTAGCGGAAAATGGCCAGGAAGCCATTGAAGAACTGACAAGCGACGACGAATACGATTTGATTTTGATGGATATACACATGCCGATCATGGACGGTGTCGAAGCGACAGCGCACATTCGTCAGATCCCTAACTATATGCATATACCCATCATCGGACTGACGGCCAACGTTGTTAAGCAGGATCATGAAGATTATATCCGTTACGGCATGAATGATGTCATTAGTAAGCCTTTCGATATCAAACATCTCTTTAATGTGATTAGTAAATGGATCGAACCATCTGCATCAATAAGAGCTAGTCAGACGAAAGCAATCGATTTTTATAAGCATATTGAAGCTATAGATTGGCAAACTGCACTCGCCCGTCTAGAAGGAAAAGAAAGCATTCTAATCGTCATGCTTCAGCTGTTCAAGAAAAATTATACAACTTTTGTCGAGCAGCTAATGCAGAGTATCCTTGAGGAGGATTGGAAGGCTGTCAAAAGGGCTATCCATACGCTTATCGGAGTTGCTGGAAGTATTTCCGCAAATCGATTGCTTGAAGCAGCAAGCTACCTGGAACTTGCCATTTTGCAAAAAGATGATTTTCATGATCAACTTATTGAGGTGGCGGAGGAAATAGCGCGAATTACTACATTTATCCCGAATGAAGGCTCTTAG
- a CDS encoding phytanoyl-CoA dioxygenase family protein, with protein MFFKQQDRMSPITEEQVEQFERDGYLLIKKGCSSDLIDAFNRHIFDIRNQAEVPNWAACEESKKFSLRLFNPHKYDSFSRQMMKLPVIRGALAQLMGREANCVQSMYFYKEPGSPGQASHQDYYYIKNDPMTMIAAWIALEEIVDIENGCLWVIPGTHKLGLLPHGAVKNIEEHESWTDETEGVDLSKQIPVEMEKGDILFFSELLIHSSNKNRSKDRWRRSYVCHYIREDSFVTQREDLREKFPLY; from the coding sequence ATGTTTTTTAAGCAACAAGATCGTATGTCACCTATTACGGAAGAGCAGGTTGAGCAGTTCGAAAGAGATGGGTATTTGCTTATTAAGAAAGGCTGCAGCAGCGATCTCATTGATGCCTTTAATAGACACATTTTTGATATTCGTAACCAAGCAGAAGTACCCAATTGGGCAGCCTGTGAAGAAAGCAAGAAATTCTCCCTGCGGTTGTTTAATCCCCACAAGTATGACAGCTTTTCTCGCCAAATGATGAAGCTTCCCGTCATCCGAGGTGCGCTAGCTCAATTAATGGGCAGAGAGGCTAACTGTGTGCAAAGTATGTATTTCTACAAGGAACCGGGTTCACCGGGACAGGCTTCGCATCAGGACTACTATTACATCAAGAATGACCCCATGACGATGATCGCAGCTTGGATCGCATTGGAAGAGATCGTCGATATCGAAAATGGCTGCCTCTGGGTCATCCCTGGCACACATAAGCTTGGACTGCTGCCTCACGGTGCAGTGAAAAATATAGAAGAGCACGAATCATGGACCGACGAGACAGAAGGCGTAGACCTCAGCAAGCAAATCCCAGTCGAGATGGAAAAAGGAGATATCCTCTTCTTTAGTGAGCTGCTCATCCATTCGTCCAATAAGAATCGAAGCAAGGACCGTTGGCGACGTTCCTATGTGTGTCATTACATTCGCGAGGATTCGTT